From Chryseobacterium camelliae:
GGTCAGCTCTCTACGGCCATCGAAATGTTTCAGGGGAAATACCACAGGAAATTTTTCAATCAGCTTATCTCATCCCAACTGGATGTAGACAGGCTCGATTATCTCAAAAGGGATAGCTTCTTTACCGGGGTTTCGGAAGGGAATGTTAATACCCAGCGGATCATTTCCATGATGAATGTTTGTGAGGATCGGGAACTGGTAGTCGATGCCAAAGGTATTTACTCCATTGAAAATTTCCTTACGGCAAGGATGTTTATGTACTGGCAGGTATATTATCATAAAACCTCTGCACTGGCAGAGTTTATTCTGGTTAAAATCCTTAAAAGGGCTAAGTATCTAGTTTCACAGGGGATCATCCTTCCTGCGACTGAAAACCTTACGTATTTCCTGTACCGGGAAAAAGGGTCAGCTACAGATGAAGATGTGGAACGTTTTACCCAGCTTGATGATAATGATATTATTCAGGCGATGAAATTATGGCAGAAATCTGAAGATTTTATCCTGTCATACTGGTGCCGTTGCGTAATCCAGAGGGATCTTCCCAAAACCATTATATCTTCCCATCCTTTCGAGAAGGAATTTATTGACGATAAAATAAAACATACCAATGCACTTTTCGGAATTGATAATGGTCATGAATTGGTGCATGAAATTAAACGGAAACTTCTTCCCTACGATACTGAAAAACAGCCGATCTGGTTGCTGCAAAAAAACGGTGAAAAAATAAAACTTCACGAATCCGAAGATCAGCTGCTCTCAGGATTAATGGTGAATAAGACAACGAGATACATTCTCACATTTCCAAGAAATACCAATATCCAGGAGTATTAAAGTATATTAAAATGCACGTTACGGAATCAAAAAACCTTTGCGAATTATAGAATTTCTTATCTTTGCAGAATATGGAATTTACAGCTTCGCAAATTGCAAGTTTTATAGACGGTAAAATAATAGGTGACGAGAATGCACTTATTAAAGGAGTTTCACCTATTGAAAACGGCGAACAGGGACACCTTTCTTTTATAGCACAGGACAGGTTTTCCCATTTTCTAGATAGCACAAAGTGTTCCGTTATCATTGTTTCTGAAAATCTTTTGACAAAAGATACCTATGAGCCCACAGTTATTTCCGTAAAGGATGCTTATCTTTCCTTTCAGGTTCTGATGAATCTGTATCAGGAAATGCAAGGCAGAAAGGACGGGATTGAAGAGGGTTCCTCCATTCATGCAACAGCTCATATAGGCGAAAATGTTTATATTGGTGCTTTCACCTACATTTCCGAGAAAGCGAAAATCGGTGAAGGATCACAGATCTATCCGCAGGTCTACATCGGGAAAGGAGTGAAGATTGGCAAAAACTGCAAAATAGACAGTGGTGCCCGCATCTATGATTACTGCATTATCGGAGACAACTGTATTGTTCATTCCAATACCGTTATCGGAGGTGACGGCTTCGGATTCCAGCCTACTGCTGAGGGCTTTAAAAAAATTCCCCAGCTGGGCAACGTGATCATTGAAGATGATGTGGAAGTCGGGTCCAACTGCAGTATAGACAGAGCGACCATAGGCTCAACCATAATTGGCAAAGGTACTAAGATCGATAACCTGATTCAGATTGCCCATAACGTTAAAATAGGACAGAACAATGTAATTGCCGCGCAGGCAGGAATTGCAGGCTCCACGACAATCGGAGACTGGAATCAGATCGGCGGTCAGGTGGGCATTGTCGGACATATAAAAATCGGTAACCAGGTAAGAATCCAGGCGCAGAGCGGGGTAAATTCAAGTGTAAAAGATAAGGAGAGCCTGTACGGTTCACCGGCAATCAATTATAATGATTACCTGAGAAACTACATCCACTTCAGAAACCTTACCGGAATTGTTAACAGAATAAATAATCTAGAGAATAACTCAAAAGATAAAACTAATGAGTGATATGCAAAAAACGCTTCAGCAAGAGGTAACTCTTTCGGGCATCGGCCTTCATACAGGCAAAGAAGTAAAACTTACCATCAAACCTGCTAAAGAAAACACAGGTTTTGTTTTTGTAAGAACAGATCTGGAAGGTCATCCGCAGGTAGAGGCAGACGTAAACTACGTAGTAGCTACCGAAAGAGGAACAACATTGGAAAAATTGGGCGTTAAAATCACAACCTGTGAGCATCTTCTGGCAGCTCTTGTCGGCTGTGATGTAGATAATGCGATCCTGGAAATGGATGCTTCTGAACCTCCGATCATGGATGGATCTTCCAAATATTTTGTGGAAGCCATTGAAAGTGTTGGAGTCGTTGAACAGGGAATTCCAAGAGAATACCTGGTAATCAAAGAGGTGCAGACATATACCGATCCTGTTACCGGTTCTGAGATTACCATCATTCCTTCAGATACATATGAGGTAACAACTATGGTGGATTTCGGGACCAAAGTCCTGGGAACCCAGAATGCCACCCTTAAAAATATTTCAGAATTCAAAGATGAGATATCCTCAGCAAGAACGTTCAGCTTTTTGCACGAACTTGAAATGTTGCTGGACCATGGACTGATTAAAGGTGGTGATATTTCCAATGCCATTGTATATGTGGATAAAGATCTGACACCTGAAACGACTGAAAAACTTAAGAAGGCATTCGGGAAAGATAATGTTTCTATCAGATCCAACGGTATCCTGGACAACCTTACCTTAAATTATCCTAACGAAGCGGCAAGGCATAAATTGCTGGACGTTATCGGAGACCTGGCTTTAGCCGGAGTTAAAATTAAAGGTAAAGTGATTGCCAATAAACCTGGGCATTACGTAAATACCCAGTTTGCTAAAAAACTGAACCGCCAGTGGAAACTTCAGAAAAAGAAAAACGTTCCGGACTTTGATCTTACTAAAGAACCTGTTTTTGATATTAACGGAATTATGCGCCTTATGCCGCACAGACCACCATTCCTCCTTATTGACAAGGTTCTGGAGCTATCTGACTCTCATGTGGTAGGCCTTAAAAATGTAACGATGAATGAGCCGTTCTTCGTAGGGCATTTCCCGAAAGAACCCGTAATGCCGGGAGTACTTCAGGTAGAGGCTCTGGCACAAACCGGAGGAATCCTCGTCCTGGCGAGCGTGCCGGATCCTGAAAACTATTCTACCTACTTCATTAAAATGGATAAGGTTAAATTCAAGAAAAAAGTAGTTCCGGGAGATACGATCATTTTCAAAATTGAATTGATTGAACCGATCCGAAGAGGTATTGTCCATATGCAAGGCTATGGCTATGTAGGAGATTCCGTAGTAGTGGAAGCAGAATTAATGGCCCAGGTTGCTAAAAATAAAGTTGATTAAATGATTCATCAGTTAGCTGCCGTTGATAAACGTGCAAAAATCAGCAAAAATGTAATTGTAGAACCTTTTACTACAATTGCGGGGGATGTGGAAATAGGTGAAGGTACCTGGATCGGCCCCAATGTGACCATTATGGATGGGGCCAGAATCGGAAAAAACTGCAAGATTTTCCCTGGGACTGTTATTTCGGCTATACCACAGGACCTGAAGTTTGATGGTGAAGATACCCGTGTTATTATCGATGACGATACCACCATCCGGGAATGTGTTACCGTAAACAGGGGAACAAAAGCACTGGGCTATACCAAAATCGGAAAGAACTGCCTGATCATGGCTACTTCCCACATTGCCCACGACTGCATTATCGGAGATCATGTGATTATTGTGAACGGATGCGGAATTGCAGGACACGTGGAAATTGGTGATTATACCGTGATGGGCGGACTGAGTGCAGTACACCAGTTCGGTAAAATTGGCAAGCATGTAATGATTTCCGGAGGTACCCTCGTAAGAAAAGATATTCCTCCTTATATAAAAGTAGCCAGAGAACCAATGTCTTATGCAGGAATTAATTCCGTAGGACTGAGAAGGAGAGGATTCAGCAATGAAAAAATCTTTGAAATCCAGAAAATCTACCGATCCATATTCCAGATGAAGATGAACGTTTCACAGGCAATGGCTTACATTGAAAAAGAAATGCTGCCCACTGCGGAAAGAGATGAGATCCTGCAGTTCATCCAGAATTCACCAAGAGGAATTGTAAAGGGCTACGGAACCAATAAAGAGGTCTGAAAAAGCAGCATACATCCAAAAAAAATAATACAACTTAGATAATAAAAATTAATGGCAACAAGTAACGATATCAGAAAAGGGCTGTGTATTGAGTACAGCAATGATATTTATAAAGTAATCGAGTTTCTTCATGTAAAGCCTGGAAAAGGACCAGCTTTCGTAAGAACAAAATTAAAATCGGTAACCAACGGAAAAGTAATTGATAACACATTCTCTGCCGGCCACAAAATCGATGAGGTTAAAGTGATCACAAGAAAGTACCAGTATCTTTATGATGATGAAAACGGTTTCCATTTCATGAATAACGATGATTTCTCTCAATTATACTTAAACAAGGAAATGATTGAAAACTCCCAGTTCATGAAAGCTGGAGAAGAGGTAACCATCATTTTGAAGGAAGTGGATGAAACGCCGCTTTCTGCAGAACTTCCACAATCCGTATATCTGGATGTTATCGAAGCTGATCCGGGTGTAAAAGGGAACACGGCAACGAATGCTCTTAAGAATGCCATTGTAGAAACTGGTGCGAGAGTGATGGTTCCCCTGTTCATTGAGCCGGGAGACAAAATCAAAGTAAGTACAGAAGACGGTTCTTATTTGGAAAGAGTGAAAGAATAAGATAAAATATCATGTACAATAATTCGGTTTGCCTATGCATTCCGAATTTTGTTTTATAAGAAAAATAACTGTTATGAGATTTCATTCTCCGCAAAACCTGAAAACCATTGCAGACATTATCGGGGCAAAGCATATCGGGCCTGAAGATTTTGAAGTCCTGGGAACCAATGAAATTCACAGGGTGCAGCCCGGTGATATCGTTTTCGTCAATCATCCCAAATATTACGATAAAGCGTTGCAGTCTGCGGCAACCATCATTCTGATCGATAAGGAAGTAAAATGTCCTGAAGGAAAAGCTTTGCTGGTTTCCGATGATCCGTTCAGGGATTTTAACAAAATCAATACCCACTTTACCAGGATCTATAATTTCACCGAAGAGCTGCATGATGTTGAAATTGGTGAAGGCACACATGTCCATCCTTCAGCAGTATTGGGAAACAATATAAAGATCGGGAAAAACACCCTGATCTTCCCTAATGTAGTCATTGGTGACCGTACCGTGATTGGCGATAATGTTATTATTCAGTCGGGAACCGTTCTGGGTGGCGATGCCTTTTATTACCGCAAGCTTAATGGCAATTTCGACCGGCTGATTTCAGTAGGAAATGTAATCATTGAAAACAATGTCGAGATTGGTAACAACTGTACCATAGACCGGGGTGTAACTGATTCCACAGTGATCGGCGAGGGTTCTGTTTTAGATAACCAGATCCAGGTAGGACACGATACGGTTATTGGTAAAAAATGCCTCATTGCTTCCCAGGTGGGTATTGCAGGGTGCTGCATCATTGGTGATGAAGTCACTATTTGGGGCCAGGTGGGCATTGCTTCGGGCAATACCATTGAAGCGGGAACCGTCCTGCTTGGGAAAACCGGAGTTAACAGAGACCTTGAAAAAGGGACCTATATCGGGATGTTTGCAGAAGATTACAAAACATACCTGAAGAAGGAAATTAAATTGAGAAACCTGGAATAAACAAATTATTTTCGTTGGTCTATAATCAAAGAAAAATAAGTAAATTTGTGAGCATTAATAAACAAAGAATAAATTAAAACAACAATAAAATGTCAATTTTAGTAAACAAAGATTCTAAAGTAATTGTACAAGGATTTACTGGGAACGAAGGGACTTTCCATGCAAGCCAGATGATCGAATACGGAACCAACGTTGTAGGTGGGGTTACTCCGGGAAAAGGAGGGAGCGAGCACCTTGGAAAGCCAGTATTCAATACAGTAGCTGAAGCGGTTGAAAAAGCCGGAGCCAATGTAACGATCATCTTCGTACCGCCAGCATTTGCTGCTGATGCTATTATGGAAGCTGCAGAAGCGGGAATTAAAGTAATCGTATGTATTACTGAAGGAATTCCTGTGGCAGATATGGTGAAAGTAAAATCTTATATTGCTGACAGAGACTGCAGACTGATTGGTCCTAACTGCCCGGGAATCATTACTTCTGAAGAAGCTAAAATTGGGATTATGCCAGGTTTCGTTTTCAAAAAAGGAAAAGTGGGAATCGTTTCAAAATCAGGAACCCTTACTTACGAAGCGGCTGACCAGGTAGTGAAAGCCGGATTCGGAGTTTCTACAGCGATTGGTATCGGTGGAGACCCAATCATTGGAACCACAACCAGAGAAGCACTGGAATTATTCATCAACGATCCTGAGACTGAAGCTGTAGTAATGATCGGAGAAATCGGTGGAGGACTGGAAGCTGAAGCAGCAAGATGGTACAAAGCCAGCGGTTCTACAAAGCCGGTTGTTGGATTCATCGCAGGACAGACGGCTCCTAAAGGAAGAACCATGGGGCACGCAGGAGCTATTGTAGGAGGTGCAGAGGATACGGCTCAGGCTAAAATGGAGATCATGAGAGAAAATGGGATCAATGTTGTGGATTCTCCGGCTGACATCGGTGCTACTGTAGCCAAAGTGTTATCGTAACATTTAACAAACAACATATGAAAAAACTTTTATTAGCCTCAGCCCTCATGTTTTCCGCTTTATTTTTTGCGCAGATTGATTTCAGCAGCACAAGATTCGGGATTACGGCAGGCGGCAACTATTCCCGTGTAAAAAATGCTCACAACCCCTCAGGGCCAAGATACACATTTCAGGCAGGAGCATTGGCTCTGATTCCCGTAGGAACAGGAAACCAGTTCTATCTTCAGCCGGAAATCCTGTATTACGGCGCGGGGGAAACAGGAAAGAACAAGGATGCCAAGGGCGCAGACGGATACAATGCCGTATACGCCAATAACTACCTTAGTGTTCCCGTTTATTTCAAAGGATACTTTTCCGAAGCGGAATCGGAATTCTTCGGAATGGTTGGACCGAGATTTAACTTTTTAGTGAACCAGACGGTTAAAAATGCGCCGTTAACAAGGCCGTATTACAATCCCGATGTTACAGATCCTGCTTATCCTGCGATCAGCGGAAAGGCTAACAGCTTTAACTTCGGTATCGGTTTAGGAATCGGATACAGCTATAAAAGACAGCTGGAACTTGCTATAAAGTATGATTTTGGTTTATCCAATACCTATCCGAATCTTGTAGAGACCTGGACTAAATCCAGTGATACGGAAAAGAGCAAATCTGAGCAGGTACTCAGTATCGGGCTCAGCTATATCTTTCAGTAAGAGAATAAAAAAAGATATTTAAAAGAAGACTCCGGAAGCAAAGCTTCCGGGGTTTTTATATTGAATATTTTATCTGATTAGCCGCGAATCCATTTCCATAGTTCTTTCAGGGTCGCCTTGTTGCCGTACATCAGAATACCTACCCGGTAAATCTTACCGGCAAGGAATATCATAAATACAGTGGTGCCTAACAGCAGGAGTATAGAAAGGGCAATCTGCCATGCCGGAACACCGAAAGGTATTCTGGCGATCATTGCTACCGGAGAAGTAAACGGGATGATGGACAGCCAAAAGCCCAGAGGTCCGTCAGGATTGTTCATCAGCGTAAAACTGCCGTACATCCCCAATGTTAAAGGAAGGATGGCAAAGAGGGTAAACTGCTGGGTTTCTGTTTCATTATCAACGGCAGAACCTATGGCAGCATAAATAGAGCTGTAAAAAATATACCCTAAAAGGAAGAAGATGATGAATACGAAAATAATCAGCGGGAAATTCAGTTCCAGCAGGCTGTGGGAAACCTCCGTGGCAATCTGGGCCACATCAAGCTTTTCCGTAATGCTTTCCCCGGCTCCCGGAATATTTTTCTGAATAGAGGTGAATCCGGTATTTAAAATCAGGGCTCCGATCACCGACATGGTAATCCATACGATAAACTGTGTAAGGGCAACCATTGTAACGCCAAGGATTTTCCCCATCATCAGTTCAAAAGGCTTTACGGAAGAAATGATGATTTCCACCACGCGGTTATTTTTCTCTTCCAGGACGCTTCTCATTACCCGAACTCCGTAAATAATGATAAACATGAAGGTTACATACATCAGAAGCATGCTCAACCCGGATTTTACGCCGAAAGCAAGGTCTGAATCCTCTTTGTTACCTTCAGCGATATTGATGGTTTTCAGGGTAAAAGCTTTGTCAAGGTCATACAACTGCTTTTCTGCAATCCCCATTTCCCTGATTTTTTCCTTTTTGATGACATTGTTGATGTCATTAATGATCCGCTGCTTGGTATCAAATCCTATTTTATTGTTGACAACCAACCGTATATTATTCTGAAGGTCTTTGAAGTCCCGGTTTTTAAGTTCCGGTAAAATCAGGATTCCGTCCAGCGACTCATTGTGTTTGAGGGTTTTCATATGGGCCTGCTCATCTGCAGCCGGGATGAAAATATAATTGATCTTGTTATCAGAAGGCAATTGATTTTTGAACAGTCCACTTCTGTCTACTACCTGGATGACGTTATGCGATTCATTAGCTTTAAACATCAGCCCTATGACGGATCCGAATGCTATAAGCATGATTGGGGCAAGTAAAGTAAGAATAATAAAGGATTTTTTCTTAACCTGGGTCAGGAATTCCCTTTTGGTGATTAAAAATATATTGTTCATAGTCTATTAGGAAGGGTTACTCACAGCATTAATGAATACTTCGTTCATACTCGGGATTTTTTCTTCGAACGACCTGATCTTTCCGGCCTGCACCAGATCTGAGATAATCAGGTTCTGGTCATTTTCATTTTTCAGGTCGAAGGACACCAAATGGTTGTGATGTGACAGGTTAAAAATGCCGTACTTATTTTTGAAATGCTCAAATCCGTTTTCATTGACGTCAGAAAGTGTAATGCCAAAAATATTTTTCTTGAATTTTTCCCTTACGTCAAATACCTTTCCATCAATGATTTTTTTAGAATTGTTGATCAGCGCAACGTAATCGCACATTTCTTCCACACTTTCCATCCGGTGGGTGGATAGGATGATGGTGGTGCCGTTATTTTTGAGGTCGATGATCTGGTCTTTGATGAGATTGGCATTGACAGGATCAAAGCCTGAAAAAGGCTCATCCAGGATCAGTAGATGAGGCCTGTGAAGTACCGTAACGACAAACTGTATTTTCTGGGCCATCCCTTTAGACAGTTCGGAAAGCTTCTTTTTCCACCATTGGTCGATGTGGAGCCTTTCAAACCATAGTTTTGCTTCGTTCTGAGCATCTCTCTTGCTCATGCCTTTCAGCTCTCCGAAATAGATGATCTGGTCACCTACGCTCATATTTTTATATAGTCCCCTTTCCTCAGGCATATAGCCGATATCCTTAATATGATCGGGGTTAAGCTTTTGTCCGTTGATGAAGACATTTCCGGAATCTGCCTGGGTAATCTGGTTGATGATTCTGATGAATGAGGTTTTGCCGGCTCCGTTCGGGCCCAGAAGTCCGTAAATACTTCCTTTCGGGACATCGATACTGAAATCATCCAGTGCGGTCTTCTTTCCGGCATTATAGGTCTTCGTAATATGTTCAGCCTTTAGCATTCGGGTTTTGATTTGTAAGGATAAAAATGTCGCCGAAAGTTACGGAATTATTAAACGAGATAGGCCCGGAAATAAAAAATCCTGATGATTATCAGGATTCAGCTTATTGTTTTACGATCTGTGTGACCTTTTGGGTATTGTCACTCAGAATATACCGGATCAGGTATTTCCCCGGTTTCAGTTTTTCAAGATTGATTTCCCCGGAATTCATGTTCACTGTATAATTCGCCACCTGGGTGCCCAGGATCGAATAAAAAGTCACACTTTTGATTTTCAGGGAGGCGTCTTTGGCTTTTACGATCAGAAAGTCCTTCGCCGGATTAGGATACGCTACCAGAACCCCGTCATCAGATTTCTGGGAAACAAATCCCGGTTCTCTCAGCTGAGCTTTGGCATGGCCGGAAAATCCGACAAGAGCACCTGTAAAAAGAAATAAAAGTAAAAGTTTTTTCATCAAATAATTATTTCGGATAGATTTAACAGCAAAAATATAAAAATCTACCCGTCTCTGCAATAGTATTTTGTACAACATATAGTAAATTTGCATCAAAATGTTCAAAAAGTATTCCAAATGATATATTCAAGAAACAGAAGGCTGAGAGTAAACGATTCTATCCGCAGTCTGGTAAGGGAATGTACCCTTACCACCAATGACTTTGTAATGCCGGTTTTTGTTATGGAGGGTCAAAAAAAAGAGGAGCCGATTGCTTCAATGCCGGGGATTTTCAGAAGAAGTTTAGATTTAACGGTGAAAGAATGTAAGGAACTGTTTTCTTTAGGCGTAAAATCCGTTAACCTCTATATGAAAGTATCCGATCATCTTAAAGATAATACCGGGAAAGAGGCGTGGAACAAAGACGGATTGATGCAGCAGACCATCAGGGCTATCAAAGATGCGATTCCGGAAATGATCGTGATGCCGGATGTGGCCCTTGATCCGTATTCTATTTACGGACACGACGGGATTATTGAAAACGGTAAAATTGTTAATGATGTAACCAATGAAGCACTGGCCAGAATGTCAGTGTCCCATGCTGAAGCCGGTGCAGATATCGTGGCTCCGAGCGACATGATGGACGGGAGGGTTCAGGTCATCCGTGAAGCCCTGGAAGAAAGCGGGTTTACAGATTTAGGGATTTTAAGTTATTCCGCTAAATATGCAAGTTCGTTTTACGGTCCGTTCAGGAGTGCCCTGGACAGTGCCCCGAAAGACGATATGGAAATTCCGAAGGATAAAAAGACCTATCAGATGGATTTCCATAATTCCAGGGAAGCGATGAATGAAGTATTCAAAGACATCGAAGAAGGAGCAGATATCATCATGATCAAACCAGGATTGCCTTACCTGGATATCGTTTCCAAAGTCCGTGAAGCGATTGACCTTCCGATTGCAGTATATAACGTAAGCGGGGAATATGCCATGGTGAAAGCTGCAGCACAGAACGGCTGGCTGGATAACGATAAAACCATCATCGAGAGCCTTACCTGCTTCAAAAGAGCCGGTGCGGATATGATCTTCACTTATTTTGCTAAAGAAGCGGCAATGATCCTCAGAGACAGATAAGTTATGAGTAAAGAGTTATAAGTTATGAGTGATTTTCAGCAAACTCATAACTTATAACTCTTTACTCATAACTTTCATCAGCTTATATCAAAATCTTTACCTTTTGTAAACGTTGCAGCGAAAGGAGCCTGGCTTCCTGAATATTTCAGTACGAAGTGCTTTTGGGTATCCGTATTCACTTTAGCATCCACTTCCACATGATCTGTCTGGAAACTTACCTCCAATCCTACACCAGCATCCTTTTCCAGGAAAATTTCAACGCTTTCGGCATAGAACAATGCGGTGCTCAGATAATTGAATTTGATATTTTTACGGTAGGTTTTGGATTTAGACTGTGTGAAAATGGAAAAGTTCCTTAAAATCTCAATGCCCGGCGAATCAATATTGGTGATACGCGATTTCGTAACCCCATTAACCCGTACGGAAAAAGTTTTGGCATTCTTAATATTCCCGTTCACGCCGATGTTGAACAATGAAGGAAGGGAAAGTCCATACTCAATCATGCTGTCCTTTGTGAATTCAAAATCAGGGATCAGGGCAGGATTTTTAGGGATGTTCATGAGCTGATGCTTTACATAATTCAGGTTGTCACCGGAAAACAGGTATCCGATGAGGTTATTGCCTGTAGTCCGCCAGTTCCTTCCGTTCCATTCAAAAATTTCGCCCAGCAGCGTATCTGTGGAAGAATGCGGAAGAAGATCCATATCCTGCCATTTGAAAACTTCCTTTGCGTAAGGCCTTCGGTCGATGATGCTGATTCCCAGGTCGAGAGCCAGGAGGTCCGTTAATTCTTGGTTATTGTCCATAATAGTAGTTCTGTTGATTGGTCGTATAAAATTATGGCAAAAAAGCAGAACAGCCTTACACTTTTGTGTTAAAACTTAGAACCAGCCTTTTCTGCCATAGACATAGGTGTCGTCAAACTGCTTATCGCTCATGAAAAGGTAGATGATCCCTTCGATAAAAGGAATGACAGAGGCTGCCCCAACGGTAACGATATTAAGCACCAGCTGGATGATACCTTCTTTGGTATATCCAAGGTAGAACTTACTCAGGGCGAGCCAGCCAACCAAGATTCCCAACAGCGCGGCAGGGACTTTCTTCTCTGACCGGTAAGGAAAGTTGTTATTGTTCGGGTTCTGTTGATCTTCTGTTGTGTAACCGTAATTTTCCATACTTGTATTTTTAAAGATTATGAATGATTAGTGTTGAAATACCTGCAGAAGTTACACCTAAAGCCTAAAATTCTCAGGGTTAAAAAACCAAAGATAGTATTTGTATACAATGCGATAACTTGCTGCAATTTTATATATTTGCCATATGATTTTACGAGGAGAAAACTTAATCAAGGAATACGGTCCCAAAAAAGTGGTGAAAGGCGTTTCCGTACAGGTTCAGCAGGGAGAAATTGTAGGATTGCTTGGCCCGAACGGTGCCGGTAAAACCACTTCTTTTTACATGATTGTGGGATTGGTAAAGCCTACCTCCGGTAAAATCTTCCTCGATAAGCAGGAAATCACTACAGATGCCATGTACCGCAGGGCGCAGAAAGGAATCGGATACCTGGCTCAGGAAGCTTCGGTGTTCAGGAAACTTTCCGTGGAAGAAAATATCATG
This genomic window contains:
- a CDS encoding TM2 domain-containing protein codes for the protein MENYGYTTEDQQNPNNNNFPYRSEKKVPAALLGILVGWLALSKFYLGYTKEGIIQLVLNIVTVGAASVIPFIEGIIYLFMSDKQFDDTYVYGRKGWF
- the hemB gene encoding porphobilinogen synthase — protein: MIYSRNRRLRVNDSIRSLVRECTLTTNDFVMPVFVMEGQKKEEPIASMPGIFRRSLDLTVKECKELFSLGVKSVNLYMKVSDHLKDNTGKEAWNKDGLMQQTIRAIKDAIPEMIVMPDVALDPYSIYGHDGIIENGKIVNDVTNEALARMSVSHAEAGADIVAPSDMMDGRVQVIREALEESGFTDLGILSYSAKYASSFYGPFRSALDSAPKDDMEIPKDKKTYQMDFHNSREAMNEVFKDIEEGADIIMIKPGLPYLDIVSKVREAIDLPIAVYNVSGEYAMVKAAAQNGWLDNDKTIIESLTCFKRAGADMIFTYFAKEAAMILRDR
- a CDS encoding ABC transporter permease, whose protein sequence is MNNIFLITKREFLTQVKKKSFIILTLLAPIMLIAFGSVIGLMFKANESHNVIQVVDRSGLFKNQLPSDNKINYIFIPAADEQAHMKTLKHNESLDGILILPELKNRDFKDLQNNIRLVVNNKIGFDTKQRIINDINNVIKKEKIREMGIAEKQLYDLDKAFTLKTINIAEGNKEDSDLAFGVKSGLSMLLMYVTFMFIIIYGVRVMRSVLEEKNNRVVEIIISSVKPFELMMGKILGVTMVALTQFIVWITMSVIGALILNTGFTSIQKNIPGAGESITEKLDVAQIATEVSHSLLELNFPLIIFVFIIFFLLGYIFYSSIYAAIGSAVDNETETQQFTLFAILPLTLGMYGSFTLMNNPDGPLGFWLSIIPFTSPVAMIARIPFGVPAWQIALSILLLLGTTVFMIFLAGKIYRVGILMYGNKATLKELWKWIRG
- a CDS encoding ABC transporter ATP-binding protein, translating into MLKAEHITKTYNAGKKTALDDFSIDVPKGSIYGLLGPNGAGKTSFIRIINQITQADSGNVFINGQKLNPDHIKDIGYMPEERGLYKNMSVGDQIIYFGELKGMSKRDAQNEAKLWFERLHIDQWWKKKLSELSKGMAQKIQFVVTVLHRPHLLILDEPFSGFDPVNANLIKDQIIDLKNNGTTIILSTHRMESVEEMCDYVALINNSKKIIDGKVFDVREKFKKNIFGITLSDVNENGFEHFKNKYGIFNLSHHNHLVSFDLKNENDQNLIISDLVQAGKIRSFEEKIPSMNEVFINAVSNPS
- a CDS encoding T9SS type A sorting domain-containing protein yields the protein MKKLLLLFLFTGALVGFSGHAKAQLREPGFVSQKSDDGVLVAYPNPAKDFLIVKAKDASLKIKSVTFYSILGTQVANYTVNMNSGEINLEKLKPGKYLIRYILSDNTQKVTQIVKQ